One window of the Thalassoroseus pseudoceratinae genome contains the following:
- a CDS encoding Hsp70 family protein yields MKFLDGQTVGIDLGTTYSAISQLNDEGVPVLLENADERTITPSVVLLADGGQVMVGPSAERISIEDPNNIVEAVKRQMGNSDYFVVYQNKKLTPEFISALILKKLKKDAEAKIGPIANAVITVPYYFNDVRRKATQDAGRIAGLNVLDIINEPTAATLAYAWNKGELGRPDVLSGERTILVYDLGGGTFDVTVVRYSASKFQVLATDGDVMLGGLDWTQRLVDHVAEQFKRKFGEDPRDDLEALKSFQQECEDAKLQLTKKAQVPISVYCKGKTLTVSLTRGDFERMTADLLQRTKDTTELVLEQSGVKGPDLDEVVMVGGSTYMPVVESMLRQLTGCEPSRALEPEKGVAQGAAIHAAILEARERGEDSTLGKTVLKRLQAVQTADVNSHSLGVKVSDPEERSRKINHIMIPRNTTIPFSVSQRFVTNSDNQKRIHVEILEGEARDPAGCSLIGDFRILDLPPNLPKGSPVEVTYSYDANGRIQAAAKELTSNKASQTEIVRDSGLSETNVGNFEQLAKDYHVE; encoded by the coding sequence CCGTTGTGCTTCTGGCCGACGGTGGGCAAGTGATGGTTGGGCCGTCTGCAGAACGGATTTCCATCGAAGACCCGAACAACATCGTCGAAGCCGTCAAACGGCAAATGGGCAACAGCGATTATTTCGTGGTCTATCAAAACAAGAAACTCACGCCTGAATTCATTTCCGCGTTGATCTTGAAGAAGCTGAAAAAAGACGCCGAAGCCAAAATCGGCCCAATCGCCAACGCCGTCATCACGGTGCCCTACTACTTCAACGATGTCCGCCGAAAAGCCACGCAGGATGCCGGTCGGATTGCCGGTCTGAATGTCTTGGACATCATCAACGAACCGACCGCCGCGACGCTGGCTTATGCCTGGAACAAAGGGGAACTTGGTCGTCCGGATGTCCTCTCTGGTGAACGAACGATTCTCGTTTACGACCTGGGTGGTGGTACGTTCGACGTGACCGTGGTGCGGTACTCGGCTTCTAAGTTCCAAGTGCTCGCGACCGACGGGGACGTGATGCTCGGTGGTTTGGACTGGACGCAGCGTCTGGTCGACCACGTCGCGGAGCAGTTCAAACGCAAGTTCGGCGAAGATCCCCGCGACGACTTGGAAGCATTGAAATCCTTCCAGCAGGAATGTGAAGACGCCAAGCTGCAATTGACGAAAAAGGCCCAGGTCCCGATTAGCGTTTACTGCAAAGGCAAAACGCTGACCGTGAGCCTGACACGCGGCGACTTCGAACGCATGACCGCAGACTTGCTCCAACGCACGAAAGACACCACGGAACTGGTGCTGGAGCAGTCGGGCGTCAAAGGACCGGATTTGGATGAAGTCGTGATGGTCGGGGGTTCGACCTACATGCCGGTGGTCGAATCGATGCTGCGGCAACTCACCGGTTGCGAACCTTCTCGTGCATTGGAACCGGAAAAAGGTGTGGCCCAAGGCGCGGCCATTCACGCGGCAATTCTGGAAGCACGGGAACGCGGCGAAGACAGCACGCTTGGGAAAACGGTTCTCAAGCGATTGCAAGCGGTGCAAACGGCCGACGTCAACAGCCACTCACTCGGTGTGAAGGTTTCCGATCCGGAAGAACGGTCGCGGAAGATCAATCACATCATGATCCCCCGCAACACAACGATTCCTTTCAGCGTCAGCCAACGATTCGTTACCAACTCGGATAATCAGAAGCGAATTCACGTCGAAATCCTCGAAGGTGAAGCCCGCGACCCAGCCGGTTGTTCATTGATTGGTGACTTCCGCATTCTCGATTTGCCACCGAACTTGCCGAAGGGTTCGCCCGTGGAAGTCACCTACAGTTACGACGCCAACGGACGAATCCAAGCCGCCGCCAAGGAACTCACAAGCAATAAAGCTTCGCAAACCGAGATCGTTCGTGACTCTGGTCTCTCCGAAACCAACGTCGGCAACTTCGAACAGTTGGCGAAGGACTACCACGTGGAATAA
- a CDS encoding GspE/PulE/PilB domain-containing protein, translating into MDVYKDWLGIPEGERPPDYYTLLRLKQFEDDPEKVQKHYKKLNAVVRKYATGQYMQKSQDLLNELAKAMLCLTDTERKRDYDESLGREFDDADEGGRKPMLRVLVERKVLSRDQARETEEFAQARGLSHRDAVVQMKVTDAETATRAYAQELGRPYIDLSETTPDDDVLDRVPRNFVKRNAVLPLFVDDDVVMVACAYEPTPDLEEEIQVRYGMPMRAVMATPLAVNQGIAKYYQPGMRDEAVAAAAPTGNTGGGKVVKQKKSTENKSWSQLTPDEQRERKSLGIIMMCWGIIGSVMIDTFILPESLKFIPVVPFLFTLIVPPIVIWYVLKVYWK; encoded by the coding sequence ATGGACGTATACAAGGATTGGCTCGGGATTCCCGAAGGGGAACGGCCGCCAGATTATTACACGCTGCTTCGGCTGAAACAGTTCGAGGATGATCCGGAGAAAGTCCAGAAGCACTACAAAAAATTGAATGCGGTCGTACGAAAGTACGCCACCGGTCAGTACATGCAGAAGTCGCAAGACCTGCTGAATGAGTTGGCCAAGGCGATGCTCTGCCTGACCGACACCGAACGCAAACGCGACTACGACGAGAGTCTCGGTCGCGAGTTCGACGATGCCGACGAAGGCGGTCGCAAGCCGATGTTGCGGGTGCTGGTTGAGCGGAAGGTTCTTTCTCGAGATCAAGCACGCGAGACCGAAGAATTCGCCCAAGCCCGTGGGTTGTCTCATCGCGATGCCGTCGTGCAGATGAAAGTGACCGACGCCGAAACCGCCACCCGTGCCTACGCGCAGGAGTTGGGTCGACCGTACATCGATCTTTCCGAGACCACGCCCGACGACGACGTTCTCGACCGTGTGCCGCGAAACTTCGTCAAACGCAACGCCGTTCTGCCGTTGTTCGTGGACGACGATGTCGTGATGGTCGCGTGTGCCTACGAACCCACTCCCGATCTGGAAGAAGAAATCCAAGTTCGCTACGGCATGCCGATGCGGGCGGTGATGGCCACGCCGTTGGCGGTCAACCAGGGAATTGCGAAATACTATCAACCCGGCATGCGGGACGAAGCCGTCGCCGCGGCGGCTCCAACGGGTAACACCGGCGGCGGGAAAGTCGTCAAGCAGAAGAAGTCGACGGAGAACAAATCCTGGTCGCAACTCACACCTGATGAACAGCGAGAACGGAAGAGTCTCGGGATCATCATGATGTGCTGGGGCATTATTGGCTCCGTGATGATCGACACGTTCATCCTGCCGGAATCCTTGAAGTTCATTCCCGTAGTCCCGTTCTTGTTCACGTTGATTGTTCCGCCGATCGTCATTTGGTACGTCCTGAAGGTTTACTGGAAGTAA